The following is a genomic window from Candidatus Paceibacterota bacterium.
GGATTTTGACATTTTTTGCCCCTTATTATCGGTAACTCTGCAATGGATATGAACTGTCTTAAAAGGAACTTCTTTTGCAAGATAAATTCCGAACATCATCATTCTTGCAACCCAGAAAAATAAAATATCCCAGAGAGTATCAAGAACCGAGGTAGGATAGAAAGTTTTAAAATCCTTGCTGTTTGGATAATTTAATGCCGTAAGAGGCCATTGGCCGGATAAAAACCATGTATCAAAAGTATCTGTTTCCTGCAAAATGTTTTTCCCTTTGCACTTTTTGCAAGGGGCCTCTTCTAAAGAATAAGTTGTTTTCTCATCCGTAGTCAAACTTTGCAATCCCAATTTAATTTCTTCAAAGTCGTAATCAATTTTTAGCTTATCATAAGTGCCACTGACCTTTTTGCCGTCTTTATCTAAGAAATTAATTGTAATGTCACTATTGCAATCCAAACAATACCATGCCGGTATTTGAGGGCCCCAAACAATTTGCCTTGAAATATTCCAGTCGTGAATACTATTCATCCAATCAATGTACATTTTTTTAAATCTTTTTTCCGGAAATATTTTTGTTTTTCCATTTTTTACCGCTTCAAGAGCGGGTTTTGCCAATTTTTCTATCTTTACAAACCACTGAGTAATAATCAGCGGTTCTATAACGTTTTTACATCTGTAACAAACGCCGACAGAATGCTTTAACGGTTCTTTTTTTATTAATTTCCCTAATTTCTCCAGATCCTTTACGGTTTCTTCCCTTGCTCTTTTTACGCTAAGTCCCAAGTATTTTTCCGGCACATTTATCATTTTTCCGTAATAATTAATAATGCTTATAACTTCAAGATTGTTTTTCTCCCCAATTTCAAAATCAACCTGGCTATGTCCGGGAGTTATTTTAAGCGCTCCTGTTCCAAAATCTGTATCTACCGATTTATCCGCAATAATTAAAATTTCCTTCCCAAGTAAGGGTATTGTTGCTTTTTCTCCTATCAGTTTCTTATATCTTTTATCTTTAGGGTTAACGGCAACCGATATATCGGCAAAAATAGTTTCAGGACGGGTTGTGGCAATTTGCAAAGGACCATAATCCAGGTAATAAAGAATGTCTTCTTTTTCAACATAATCAACCTCAAGGTCAGAAAAAGCCGTTCCGCATTTAGTGCAGAAATTAACCAGTTTTTTCCCCCGATAAATCAATTTGTCATTATGCAATTTTTTAAAAGTCCCTATTATTTTTTCAACGATTTCAGGTTCTAAGCTGTATTTGTATCTTGTCCAATCAAGAGAAAATCCCATTTTCTTAAGCTGGCTTTTATTTATATCTTTATTTTCTTCAACATATTTTGCAATCATTTCATAAAAGGTTTTCCTGTCAAAATCAAAACGGCTTTTCCCTTCCTTGCTTAGTTTTTTTTCAAAGACAAACTGCGTCTCAATTCCGGCATGGTCTCCCCCTGGAAGCCAGAGAACTTTTTTCCCCTTCATCCTGTTATATCTTGCCATAATGTCTTGAATAGTAAAAAGGGCATGTCCCATATGCAAAGGGTCATTGGCATTGGGAAGAGGCAATAAAATGGAGTAAGGTTCTTTATGCCTTGAAGGAAGATTATCGGGATTAAAAAAACCGGATTTTTCCCAATCATCATATATTCTTTCTTCAATTTCCCATAGATTTTGGTTTTTTAAATTCATATTTTAAGATTAGCATTTACTTTAGCTTTTTTCCAGTCCTTCCCTTTTTCTTTTTTTAAGAAAGCGGCAAATCCAACCATTGCTCCATTATCTCCTGTAAAGCGTTTTTCGGGAACAAAAAAATTAAAGCCCTTCGCTTTTAATTTCATTTGTTTTCTCAACTCATTATTAGCTGAAACTCCGCCTCCTAAAATTATTGTTTTTACCTTAAAATCCCTTGCTGCTCTTAGTGTTTTTTTAATCAAAACATCTATTATCGCTTGTTGAATTTCTCTTGCCATTTCCCTTTTATAATCACTATTTATCAATTTTTTATCTTCTTTTGTCTTGTATAAAACAGCTGTTTTAAGCCCTGAAAAACTAAAATCATAATCCTTGCTGTTTATCATTGGCCTTGGAAGACAAATAGAAAACTTTTTTTCTTTTTCTTTTTTTGCGGCCTCCTTTGCAATTGACGGCCCTCCCGGATAAGAAAGCCCCAAAATACGGGCCGTTTTGTCAAAACACTCTCCCGCGGCATCATCTCTT
Proteins encoded in this region:
- a CDS encoding valine--tRNA ligase, which encodes MNLKNQNLWEIEERIYDDWEKSGFFNPDNLPSRHKEPYSILLPLPNANDPLHMGHALFTIQDIMARYNRMKGKKVLWLPGGDHAGIETQFVFEKKLSKEGKSRFDFDRKTFYEMIAKYVEENKDINKSQLKKMGFSLDWTRYKYSLEPEIVEKIIGTFKKLHNDKLIYRGKKLVNFCTKCGTAFSDLEVDYVEKEDILYYLDYGPLQIATTRPETIFADISVAVNPKDKRYKKLIGEKATIPLLGKEILIIADKSVDTDFGTGALKITPGHSQVDFEIGEKNNLEVISIINYYGKMINVPEKYLGLSVKRAREETVKDLEKLGKLIKKEPLKHSVGVCYRCKNVIEPLIITQWFVKIEKLAKPALEAVKNGKTKIFPEKRFKKMYIDWMNSIHDWNISRQIVWGPQIPAWYCLDCNSDITINFLDKDGKKVSGTYDKLKIDYDFEEIKLGLQSLTTDEKTTYSLEEAPCKKCKGKNILQETDTFDTWFLSGQWPLTALNYPNSKDFKTFYPTSVLDTLWDILFFWVARMMMFGIYLAKEVPFKTVHIHCRVTDNKGQKMSKSKGNVIDPNMMIEKYGADALRFAMVFGASPGSDICISDDKIRGMRNFVTKIRNASKFVLSYEGTVKKTKIKNKDDKWIIDEMKKTNKKVTKYLDNYRFDLASYEIYHFFWHKFCDKYIELSKKRREEAQVTLIEVLTCSLKLLHPFIPFVTEEIYQTIKRKDKKYLIIEEWPSSKT